The following coding sequences lie in one Planctomycetota bacterium genomic window:
- a CDS encoding DUF4392 domain-containing protein, translating into MSTGSRINVDWDRWEAILHADPSARGLPAFRQPDGRWLDQGQLRTAAEHLATHARHVGILTGFSVRGPNGMTIETDGPPGAIYLARVLNELDVHTTIVTDAYGAHALRTSCRPAGLSPESVLVMPFDGLAPMVPERHANDAASSRRSLAWCDEVFDTRPARDWTHLISIERCGPCHTLSSMAAASYQHSAATQAEFARLVPAEARDRCHNMRGHDITPLMAKTHLLFETIAERRLPITTIGIADGGNEIGAGAIAWDTILRAGTSQAMDRIACRIATDFLLLAGVSNWGGYALALGVAALRGQTAAVRTLDADSERAAIEHLVRRGEAVDGLTLEAVATVDGLKLDDYLEPLRQMRTSLGLSP; encoded by the coding sequence GTGTCCACTGGGTCACGTATCAACGTCGATTGGGACCGCTGGGAGGCGATCCTCCACGCCGATCCGTCGGCGCGAGGACTCCCCGCGTTTCGCCAGCCCGATGGTCGTTGGCTCGATCAGGGGCAATTGCGCACTGCGGCTGAACATTTGGCAACTCATGCCCGACATGTCGGTATTTTGACCGGCTTTTCGGTGCGCGGCCCGAACGGCATGACCATCGAGACCGATGGCCCGCCGGGGGCGATCTACCTGGCGCGCGTGCTCAACGAATTGGACGTTCACACAACAATTGTCACCGACGCCTACGGCGCGCACGCGCTGCGGACAAGTTGTCGCCCGGCGGGCCTGTCCCCCGAGTCGGTGCTGGTCATGCCGTTCGACGGCTTGGCGCCAATGGTGCCCGAGCGCCACGCGAACGACGCCGCATCGAGCCGGCGCAGCCTGGCCTGGTGCGACGAGGTGTTCGACACGCGACCGGCGCGCGATTGGACGCACTTGATTTCCATCGAGCGTTGCGGGCCGTGCCATACGCTATCGTCGATGGCCGCAGCGAGCTATCAACACTCGGCCGCGACCCAGGCGGAATTCGCCCGACTGGTCCCCGCCGAAGCGCGCGACCGGTGTCATAACATGCGCGGCCACGACATCACGCCGCTGATGGCTAAAACGCACCTGCTGTTCGAGACCATTGCCGAACGCCGCCTGCCCATCACCACCATCGGCATCGCCGACGGCGGCAACGAAATCGGCGCTGGAGCGATCGCGTGGGACACGATCCTGCGCGCGGGTACTTCGCAGGCGATGGACCGGATTGCTTGTCGCATCGCCACTGACTTTTTGCTATTGGCCGGCGTGAGCAACTGGGGGGGCTACGCGCTGGCCTTGGGAGTGGCGGCGCTGCGCGGACAAACCGCGGCCGTCCGTACGCTCGACGCGGATAGCGAGCGCGCCGCGATTGAACACCTGGTCCGGCGCGGCGAAGCGGTCGATGGCTTGACACTTGAAGCTGTCGCCACCGTCGATGGACTTAAGCTCGACGACTACCTGGAACCTTTGCGGCAAATGCGCACTTCGTTGGGCTTATCTCCTTAG
- the purD gene encoding phosphoribosylamine--glycine ligase — MATNILIIGNGGREHALAWKLGQSPHVKQVFVAPGNAGTAVDAVNIDIAPTDFARLIQFASQNDVGLTIVGPEVPLVAGIVDAFQAARLRVFGPNKLAAELEGSKVFCKNLLRHADVPTADYRVFKQVDRAITYLKDREDVPVVVKADGLAAGKGVIVCSGRAEALDAVERIGGEREFGEAGNQIVIEERLDGQEASVLALTDGQTIITLPAAQDHKRAFDGDTGPNTGGMGAYCPAPLVNEEMMHWIEEHVLVPTVHAMKRARRPFRGILYAGLMLTNQGPKVLEYNVRFGDPECQPLMMRLKSDLFELLDAAVDGRLESILAPVWDERPSVCVVMASEGYPGKYPRGKIIRGLDEAARIPDVKVFHAGTSVADGQAVTDGGRVLGVTALGSTIPAAKLQAYTAVKAIRWEGAWCRKDISDKAMKAAKA, encoded by the coding sequence ATGGCGACGAACATTTTGATTATCGGCAACGGTGGCCGCGAACACGCCTTGGCCTGGAAGCTGGGGCAAAGCCCGCACGTGAAGCAGGTGTTCGTCGCGCCGGGCAACGCCGGCACGGCGGTCGATGCCGTGAACATCGACATTGCGCCGACCGATTTCGCGCGGTTGATTCAATTCGCGTCGCAGAACGACGTCGGCCTGACCATCGTGGGGCCCGAAGTCCCGCTGGTGGCCGGCATTGTCGACGCGTTTCAGGCCGCCCGGCTGCGTGTCTTTGGCCCGAACAAGCTGGCCGCCGAGTTGGAGGGAAGCAAGGTCTTCTGCAAGAACCTGCTGCGCCACGCCGACGTGCCGACGGCCGACTACCGAGTGTTCAAGCAAGTCGATCGCGCGATCACTTACTTGAAGGATCGCGAAGACGTACCGGTGGTGGTCAAAGCCGATGGCTTGGCGGCCGGCAAGGGTGTGATCGTTTGCAGCGGCCGGGCCGAAGCGCTTGACGCGGTCGAACGAATTGGCGGCGAACGCGAGTTCGGCGAGGCCGGCAACCAGATCGTGATCGAAGAACGCCTCGACGGGCAAGAGGCGAGCGTGCTGGCGCTGACCGATGGACAAACCATCATCACCTTGCCGGCGGCTCAGGATCACAAGCGCGCCTTCGACGGCGACACCGGGCCCAATACCGGCGGCATGGGAGCGTACTGCCCCGCGCCGTTGGTGAACGAAGAGATGATGCACTGGATCGAGGAGCACGTGCTGGTGCCAACGGTCCACGCCATGAAGCGTGCCCGCCGGCCGTTCCGCGGCATTCTTTACGCGGGTCTGATGCTGACCAACCAGGGGCCCAAGGTGCTCGAATACAACGTCCGCTTCGGCGACCCCGAGTGTCAGCCGTTGATGATGCGGTTGAAAAGCGACCTGTTCGAGTTGCTCGACGCGGCGGTCGATGGCCGGCTCGAATCAATTCTCGCGCCGGTGTGGGACGAGCGGCCGAGTGTCTGCGTGGTGATGGCCAGCGAGGGCTACCCGGGCAAGTATCCGCGCGGCAAGATCATCCGCGGGCTCGACGAGGCGGCCCGGATTCCAGACGTGAAGGTGTTTCACGCCGGCACGTCGGTAGCCGATGGCCAGGCCGTCACCGACGGCGGCCGCGTGCTGGGCGTGACCGCGCTCGGCAGCACGATCCCCGCGGCCAAGCTCCAGGCTTACACCGCCGTGAAGGCCATCCGCTGGGAAGGGGCTTGGTGCCGCAAAGACATCTCGGACAAGGCGATGAAAGCGGCGAAGGCATAA
- a CDS encoding VWA domain-containing protein — MRALRLALAVWLAALVIGTSWAAPPAKPTKPSDKERAQAINKLRSKTEATRHDGVLQLEAFKDPEAAKLLYQYGLHDPTERVRLAAYEVLMKFKDERPVCDWLVEQLNQESRRPTPNQYSPLLLSVLLSSDLAEVQQTSMRYLNDHLANARGGDLFIVSMIDLLGARGDAGDVVPLEKVAQSKLFNDFFVRRAVVQALVRIDRTEAVEALVKLVAKTDGEARADAMEYLGLVSGQKQLTEPDQWVQWWADNKATFKFPVPFMRPAIRKFENIVMRGTSDYYGLPLYAKKMVFVLDNSGSMSGPRIVAAKRELINAVTGLKDDVQFGIVIFNSGISTWHKELVPADTAHKIDASKYIERIIPSSATATYDAINAAFFYDAEAIYVLTDGAPTTGRYVLPDDIVAAVGKQNKTRRVSIYTIGIAPGEPESMMETFLRTLAEQNHGLYRRVDE; from the coding sequence ATGCGAGCCCTCAGGTTAGCGCTAGCGGTCTGGCTGGCGGCATTGGTCATTGGCACGTCGTGGGCCGCTCCTCCGGCCAAGCCGACCAAGCCCAGCGACAAGGAACGCGCCCAGGCGATCAACAAGCTGCGCTCCAAGACCGAGGCCACGCGCCACGACGGCGTGCTGCAGCTCGAAGCCTTCAAGGATCCCGAAGCAGCCAAGCTCCTGTATCAATACGGCCTGCACGACCCGACCGAACGGGTGCGGCTGGCGGCGTACGAAGTCTTGATGAAGTTCAAGGACGAGCGCCCGGTTTGCGACTGGCTGGTCGAGCAATTGAACCAGGAGTCGCGCCGGCCGACGCCCAATCAGTATTCGCCGCTGTTGCTCAGTGTGCTGTTGAGCAGCGATCTGGCCGAAGTGCAACAGACGTCGATGCGCTACTTGAATGACCACCTGGCCAACGCCCGCGGCGGGGACTTGTTCATCGTCTCGATGATCGACCTGCTGGGGGCTCGGGGCGATGCCGGTGACGTCGTGCCGCTGGAAAAAGTAGCGCAGTCGAAGCTGTTCAACGACTTTTTCGTCCGCCGCGCAGTGGTCCAAGCGTTGGTCCGCATCGATCGCACCGAGGCGGTCGAAGCGCTGGTCAAGCTGGTGGCCAAGACCGACGGCGAAGCCCGGGCCGACGCCATGGAATACCTGGGGCTGGTCAGCGGTCAAAAGCAATTGACCGAACCGGACCAGTGGGTCCAGTGGTGGGCCGACAACAAGGCCACCTTCAAGTTCCCCGTACCCTTCATGCGGCCGGCGATTCGCAAATTCGAAAACATCGTCATGCGCGGCACGTCTGACTATTACGGGCTGCCCCTGTACGCCAAGAAGATGGTATTCGTGCTCGATAACTCAGGCAGCATGTCCGGCCCGCGGATCGTGGCGGCCAAGCGCGAGCTGATTAACGCGGTGACGGGGCTGAAGGACGATGTGCAGTTCGGCATCGTCATATTCAACAGCGGGATCAGCACCTGGCACAAGGAGTTGGTGCCGGCCGACACGGCCCACAAGATCGACGCGTCGAAGTACATCGAACGGATCATTCCCAGTTCGGCGACAGCCACCTACGACGCGATCAATGCGGCGTTCTTCTACGACGCCGAGGCGATCTATGTCTTGACCGACGGCGCGCCGACGACGGGGCGTTATGTGCTGCCCGACGATATCGTGGCCGCGGTCGGCAAGCAGAACAAAACGCGCCGAGTCTCGATCTATACGATCGGCATCGCTCCCGGAGAACCGGAGAGCATGATGGAGACGTTCCTCCGCACGCTAGCCGAGCAGAACCACGGCCTGTATCGACGTGTGGATGAGTGA
- a CDS encoding NYN domain-containing protein, with amino-acid sequence MALLIDGYNLIYGAGIVGRGFGPGGLERSRMALLNSLASALSDAECRITTVVFDASQAPPGLPDRLQHRGIEIRFARDYASADELLEELIQADTSPRRLTVVSSDHRVQRAAKRRRAIAVDADVWFGQLLSQLPHPREEQSSSKPSQPHVSASEVEYWLREFGGEVSEAAPDKEPSDSDRIFPPGYGEDVEEK; translated from the coding sequence ATGGCGTTGCTCATCGACGGCTACAACTTGATCTACGGGGCCGGCATCGTCGGTCGCGGCTTTGGTCCGGGCGGGCTCGAACGCTCGCGGATGGCCCTGCTCAACTCGCTGGCCTCGGCTCTCAGTGACGCCGAGTGCCGCATCACGACGGTCGTCTTCGATGCGTCGCAAGCCCCGCCGGGTCTACCCGACCGGTTGCAACACCGCGGGATCGAAATTCGTTTCGCGCGCGATTACGCCAGCGCCGATGAACTGCTCGAAGAGTTGATCCAGGCCGACACCTCGCCCCGCCGGCTGACGGTCGTGTCGAGCGACCATCGCGTGCAACGGGCCGCTAAACGCCGCCGGGCCATCGCCGTCGACGCCGATGTTTGGTTCGGCCAGTTGCTTTCGCAATTGCCCCACCCGCGCGAGGAACAGTCGTCATCCAAGCCGAGTCAGCCGCACGTTTCGGCAAGCGAAGTGGAATACTGGCTGCGCGAGTTTGGCGGCGAAGTCAGCGAGGCCGCGCCAGACAAAGAACCGAGCGACAGCGACCGCATCTTCCCCCCCGGCTATGGCGAGGACGTCGAGGAGAAGTGA
- a CDS encoding dihydroorotase has product MTSILIENGRVIDPSQSIDRVTSVLIVDGKIAGFDVARQAHHEVIDATGKIVTPGLIDMHVHLREPGREEDETIATGTAAAIAGGFTSIVCMPNTEPPIDTQGTVEFIQHQAALAGNCHVYVVACVSKDREGKELAEIGQLVQAGAVGFSDDGAPVHNAELMRRAFEYAQMFDRPILNHAEVPELTTGGVMHEGLVSMILGLPGMPSAAEDVMVGRDLELAATTGGRIHVMHISTEGAIDIVRRGKRRGVRVTTEVCPHHFVLTDEALRSFDSNFKMSPPLRAENDRAACVEGLKDGTIDCIVTDHAPHAAEKKMQELDRAPFGIVGLETALPLVITHLIEPGHLDWSQAIAKMTINPARILGLDRGTLRAGAPADVTIIDPGYEWTVEREQMRSKSKNSPFQGWRVRGRADVTIVDGQVKYRAGVENLALAGR; this is encoded by the coding sequence ATGACCAGCATCCTGATTGAAAACGGCCGCGTGATCGATCCCAGCCAATCGATCGACCGCGTGACCAGCGTGCTGATCGTCGACGGCAAGATCGCCGGCTTCGACGTGGCGCGGCAAGCGCACCACGAGGTAATCGACGCTACGGGCAAGATCGTCACGCCGGGCCTGATCGATATGCACGTCCACCTGCGCGAGCCCGGCCGCGAGGAAGACGAGACGATCGCCACGGGGACCGCGGCCGCGATCGCCGGCGGGTTCACCAGCATCGTCTGCATGCCCAACACCGAGCCGCCGATCGACACCCAGGGGACCGTCGAGTTCATCCAGCACCAGGCCGCCCTGGCCGGTAACTGTCACGTTTACGTGGTGGCTTGTGTCAGCAAGGACCGCGAAGGGAAGGAATTGGCCGAGATTGGCCAATTGGTCCAGGCCGGCGCCGTCGGCTTTAGCGATGACGGCGCGCCGGTCCACAACGCCGAGCTGATGCGCCGCGCGTTTGAATATGCCCAGATGTTCGACCGCCCAATCTTGAACCACGCCGAAGTGCCCGAGCTGACCACCGGCGGCGTGATGCACGAAGGGCTGGTGTCGATGATTCTCGGCTTGCCGGGCATGCCCTCGGCCGCTGAAGACGTGATGGTCGGTCGCGACCTGGAACTGGCCGCCACGACGGGCGGGCGGATTCACGTCATGCACATTTCGACCGAGGGGGCCATCGACATCGTCCGCCGGGGCAAGCGGCGCGGCGTGCGCGTGACCACCGAGGTGTGTCCGCACCATTTCGTGCTGACCGACGAAGCGCTGCGCTCGTTCGACTCGAACTTCAAGATGAGCCCGCCGCTACGGGCCGAGAACGATCGCGCGGCCTGTGTCGAAGGCTTGAAGGACGGCACGATCGACTGCATTGTCACCGACCACGCCCCGCACGCGGCCGAGAAGAAGATGCAAGAACTTGACCGCGCCCCGTTCGGCATCGTGGGGCTCGAAACGGCGCTGCCGCTGGTGATCACCCACCTGATCGAGCCGGGACACCTCGACTGGTCGCAGGCGATCGCCAAAATGACGATCAACCCGGCGCGTATCCTGGGGCTCGATCGCGGCACGCTCCGCGCGGGTGCGCCGGCCGATGTGACGATTATCGACCCCGGCTACGAGTGGACGGTCGAGCGCGAGCAAATGCGCAGCAAGAGCAAGAACAGCCCGTTCCAGGGTTGGCGCGTGCGCGGCCGGGCCGACGTGACAATCGTCGATGGCCAGGTCAAGTACCGCGCCGGCGTCGAGAACCTGGCGCTAGCGGGGCGGTAA
- a CDS encoding aspartate carbamoyltransferase catalytic subunit, with protein MSLETSAWESAAAAWTHRHLLGLEELTADEITLILDTAESLKDATGGCRQKLPILAGKTMANLFFENSTRTRISFSLAARRLGADTIDFAASGSSLSKGETCIDTAKNIEAMGVDVMVVRHRTPGTPHLLADNLDCAVINAGDGPHEHPTQGLLDLLTIRQQRGSIAGLTVALVGDIQFSRTARSNIWGLKKLGAHVILCGPATLVSPRWRELGVEVSHNLDEVLPRCDVLNLLRIQFERQTTRPFPSVREYALLYAMNRERIARAKDDILILAPGPINRGVEVTPEVADGPHSVILEQVSNGLAVRMAVLWLICKRLEM; from the coding sequence ATGAGCCTCGAGACCAGCGCTTGGGAGTCGGCCGCGGCAGCTTGGACGCATCGTCATTTATTGGGCCTCGAAGAGCTGACGGCTGACGAGATCACCCTGATCCTCGACACGGCCGAAAGTCTGAAAGACGCCACCGGCGGCTGTCGCCAGAAGCTGCCCATTCTGGCCGGCAAGACGATGGCCAATCTGTTCTTCGAGAACTCGACCCGCACGCGGATTAGCTTCTCTCTCGCGGCCCGGCGGTTGGGGGCCGACACCATCGACTTTGCCGCCAGTGGCAGCAGTCTTTCCAAAGGCGAAACCTGCATCGACACGGCCAAGAACATCGAAGCGATGGGAGTCGATGTGATGGTCGTCCGCCATCGGACCCCCGGCACGCCTCATCTGCTGGCCGACAATTTGGACTGCGCCGTGATCAATGCCGGCGACGGTCCGCACGAGCACCCGACGCAGGGGCTGCTCGACTTGCTGACTATCCGCCAGCAGCGCGGTTCGATCGCCGGCTTGACCGTCGCGCTGGTCGGCGACATTCAGTTCAGCCGCACCGCCCGCAGCAACATCTGGGGGCTCAAGAAGCTGGGCGCGCATGTGATCCTCTGCGGGCCGGCCACCCTGGTCTCGCCGCGCTGGCGGGAGCTGGGCGTCGAAGTTTCGCACAACCTGGATGAAGTTCTGCCGCGCTGCGATGTGTTGAACCTGTTGCGGATACAATTCGAGCGACAGACGACGCGGCCGTTCCCGTCGGTTCGAGAGTACGCGCTGCTGTATGCGATGAACCGCGAACGGATCGCCCGGGCCAAGGACGACATCCTGATTCTGGCCCCCGGCCCGATCAACCGCGGCGTGGAAGTCACGCCCGAGGTGGCCGACGGCCCCCACTCGGTCATCCTGGAACAAGTCAGCAACGGCCTGGCGGTGCGGATGGCGGTGTTGTGGCTGATTTGCAAACGGCTTGAGATGTAA
- a CDS encoding NUDIX hydrolase produces the protein MPDDETVKTPQLASASGDKPVRRGVVAVIAEGEKLLVIQRALYIPAPGAYCFPGGHIEQNETEEVALARELREELALDVRPTRQLWRWTTSWGVDLSWWRVSVADLAVMKPNTNEVQKVVWCTPAEILTLPNLLESNRRFIDLVMTGEVTLE, from the coding sequence TTGCCCGACGACGAAACGGTGAAAACGCCGCAGCTAGCCTCAGCGTCCGGCGACAAGCCGGTTCGTCGCGGCGTGGTAGCGGTCATCGCCGAGGGGGAGAAGCTGCTGGTGATCCAGCGCGCCCTTTACATCCCTGCGCCGGGGGCCTACTGCTTTCCGGGCGGCCACATTGAACAGAACGAAACCGAAGAAGTCGCCCTGGCCCGCGAGCTGCGCGAAGAGCTGGCCCTCGACGTGCGGCCAACGCGGCAACTGTGGCGCTGGACCACATCGTGGGGCGTCGATCTCAGTTGGTGGAGAGTCTCGGTCGCCGACCTGGCCGTGATGAAACCAAACACGAACGAGGTGCAGAAGGTCGTCTGGTGTACGCCGGCCGAGATTCTGACGCTGCCGAACTTGCTGGAAAGCAACCGGCGATTTATCGACCTGGTAATGACCGGCGAAGTCACGCTGGAATAA
- the ftsH gene encoding ATP-dependent zinc metalloprotease FtsH, whose translation MSEPSTGPESGSKNRSSVPRSGMWPILFAIAMLMAIYFSMNYSEWSSRSLISYGFFMQQLKDHNVAQVELVSYSKALGEFKKIPATPEEVDAEGKSKATQPLQQKFAVVLSPLAGEKLDEILRNELGEHYRANLPTDNTVPQMILYLVVPLIFLAIVWMMVRRMRDQFMGGGILSAFGKSPAKRYESNAQRITFADVAGLENVKNDLAEVVEFLKNPEKFQRLGGRIPKGVLLMGPPGTGKTLLAKAVAGEAGVPFFSISGSEFIQMFVGVGASRVRDMFKTAKESSPCILFVDEIDAVGRIRGAGLGSGQDEREQTLNQILSEMDGFTPTESVIVLAATNRPDVLDPALLRPGRFDRHITVDRPNLAGRVAIFKVHTRNVVLADDVDIERLAAGTVGLTGADIRNLVNEAALWATREGKDRVTMEDFEVARDRVLMGPKREEVLAGKEKTMTAYHESGHALLAWLLPGTDKVHKVTIIPRGRALGVTQLLPAEDRMNIGEEELHSRLVFMLGGRAAEKLVFGEYSAGAEDDLRRCTQLARRMVTHWGMSERVGPVAYRSSEENPFLGREIIEQREFSEHMAQVIDEEVSKILHEAADRSFKMLEEQRPQLDLLAKTLEEREILDERDLELLLGPAAARNGRNTAVIAPGGSLDPVATGANVGAKASGQA comes from the coding sequence ATGAGCGAACCTTCGACCGGCCCTGAGTCGGGATCCAAGAACCGGTCCTCGGTCCCCCGGTCGGGCATGTGGCCCATTCTGTTTGCCATCGCGATGCTGATGGCCATTTACTTCAGCATGAACTACAGCGAGTGGTCCAGCCGGTCGCTGATCAGCTATGGCTTCTTCATGCAACAGTTGAAGGACCATAACGTCGCCCAGGTCGAACTGGTCAGCTACAGCAAAGCGCTCGGCGAGTTCAAAAAGATCCCCGCCACGCCCGAGGAAGTCGACGCCGAAGGGAAGTCCAAGGCCACTCAGCCGCTGCAACAGAAGTTCGCCGTGGTGCTCAGCCCGCTGGCCGGCGAAAAGCTGGACGAGATTTTGCGCAACGAGTTGGGCGAGCACTATCGAGCCAACTTGCCGACGGACAACACGGTGCCCCAGATGATCTTGTATCTGGTTGTGCCGCTGATCTTTTTGGCCATTGTCTGGATGATGGTCCGGCGGATGCGCGACCAGTTCATGGGGGGCGGCATCTTGTCAGCCTTTGGCAAGAGCCCCGCCAAGCGCTACGAGAGCAACGCGCAGCGGATCACGTTCGCCGACGTGGCCGGCCTGGAAAACGTCAAGAACGACCTGGCCGAAGTGGTCGAGTTCCTGAAGAACCCCGAGAAGTTCCAACGCCTGGGAGGGCGCATTCCCAAGGGGGTGCTCTTGATGGGGCCGCCGGGAACCGGCAAGACCCTGTTGGCCAAGGCGGTCGCCGGCGAGGCGGGCGTGCCGTTCTTTTCGATCAGCGGCTCGGAGTTCATTCAAATGTTCGTCGGCGTCGGCGCCAGCCGAGTGCGCGACATGTTCAAAACGGCCAAAGAATCGTCGCCGTGCATTTTGTTCGTCGACGAAATCGACGCCGTGGGGCGCATCCGCGGCGCTGGCCTGGGCAGCGGCCAGGACGAACGCGAGCAGACACTGAACCAGATTCTGAGCGAGATGGACGGCTTCACGCCGACTGAATCGGTGATCGTATTGGCCGCGACCAATCGGCCCGACGTGCTTGATCCGGCGCTGTTGCGGCCGGGACGTTTCGATCGGCACATCACGGTCGACCGGCCGAACCTGGCGGGTCGTGTGGCCATTTTCAAGGTTCACACCCGGAACGTGGTGCTGGCTGACGATGTCGATATCGAACGCCTGGCCGCCGGCACGGTGGGGCTCACCGGAGCCGACATTCGCAATCTGGTCAACGAAGCGGCGCTGTGGGCGACGCGCGAAGGAAAAGACCGCGTCACGATGGAGGACTTTGAAGTTGCCCGGGACCGGGTGCTGATGGGCCCCAAGCGCGAGGAAGTGCTGGCCGGCAAGGAAAAGACGATGACCGCCTATCACGAGTCGGGGCACGCGCTGCTGGCGTGGTTGCTGCCCGGCACCGACAAGGTCCACAAGGTGACGATCATTCCGCGCGGACGCGCGCTCGGCGTGACGCAACTTTTGCCGGCCGAGGACCGGATGAACATCGGCGAGGAAGAGTTGCATTCGCGGCTGGTGTTCATGCTCGGTGGTCGCGCGGCCGAAAAGCTGGTGTTTGGCGAGTATAGCGCCGGCGCCGAGGACGACCTGAGGCGGTGTACCCAGTTGGCCCGCCGGATGGTGACGCATTGGGGAATGAGCGAGCGCGTGGGGCCGGTGGCCTATCGCTCGAGCGAAGAAAACCCGTTCCTGGGGCGCGAGATCATCGAGCAGCGCGAGTTCAGCGAGCACATGGCCCAGGTGATCGACGAAGAAGTCTCCAAGATACTCCACGAGGCGGCCGATCGCTCGTTCAAGATGCTCGAAGAGCAGCGCCCGCAACTCGACCTGCTGGCCAAGACGCTGGAAGAGCGCGAGATTCTGGACGAACGGGACTTGGAGCTATTACTAGGCCCCGCGGCGGCGCGAAACGGCCGGAATACCGCGGTGATCGCCCCCGGCGGCAGCCTGGATCCCGTCGCCACCGGCGCCAATGTGGGGGCGAAGGCGAGCGGGCAGGCGTAG
- a CDS encoding Dabb family protein — protein sequence MLAHIVYFSLNDPTDANRQKLVDACDKYLSKHPGTVFYCTGTLADLARPVNDRDFDVALHVIFKDRAAHDAYQTAPLHLQFIAENKETWKKVRVFDSDIAAK from the coding sequence ATGCTCGCCCACATTGTCTATTTCTCGTTGAACGACCCGACCGACGCCAACCGGCAGAAGCTGGTCGATGCCTGTGACAAGTATCTGTCCAAGCACCCAGGCACGGTGTTCTACTGTACCGGCACGCTGGCCGATCTGGCCCGGCCGGTGAACGACCGGGACTTTGACGTCGCGCTGCACGTGATCTTCAAGGACCGAGCCGCGCACGACGCCTATCAGACCGCGCCGCTCCACTTGCAATTCATTGCCGAGAACAAGGAAACTTGGAAGAAGGTCCGCGTGTTCGATAGTGATATCGCGGCCAAGTGA